The Thiorhodovibrio frisius genome segment GAATGCCTTCATGACCCATGCCGAGCGACTGGGGGTGCCGGTGCCCCTGACCCGGTGTTTCGCCGATGTGGGGGCTATCGGAGAGCATGCCATTGCCGAGACCCAGTTTCCCTGCTACCTGAAGGCGTCGGTGTCGGTCTCGGGCGTGGGCATTTTTCGCTGCACAGATGCGGACGCACTGCGCCGAGCCTGTAGCGAACTCGCCCCCGGCACAGCGGTGCAAATCCAGCAGGAAGTGCGGGCCGAGACCTTTCTAAACCTGCAATACCAAAGCGATAACGGTCGCGCCGAGCGCCTGGCGGCAACCGAGCAAGTGCTCGACGGCTATGTGCATCAGGGCAACCGCCACCCGGCGGCGCATGCGCCCTGGGAATTGGTCGACCCGCTGGCCGACTGGCTGGGCGAGGTCGGCATGCGCGGTGTCTTTGCCTTTGATCTGGCCGTTATTGAGGAGCCAGATGGCAATGAGTATCTGGCCATTGAGTGCAATCCGCGCTTCAATGGGGCTTCTTATCCCACACTCATCGCGCAGAAGCTCGGCATTTCCGATTGGCTGGCGCTGGCCTTCGGCACCCGGCACCGGCGCCTGGCCGATCTGGACCTCAGTGGCCTGGAGTATAATCCCGCCACGGGCACCGGCGTGGTGCTGGTCAATTGGGGGCCAATTCAGGTGGGCAAATTCCTTGCGCTGCTGGCCGGTAAGCGCGACCGGCAGCAAGCCCTGGCTGTTGAGTTGCAGGGGCGGCTTTAATCTCAGCGCCATTCTAAAGAAATAGAAATCGACCTTGCCGAGATCATCGGTCGCGCGTCGCGGCCGATCCGGATATCTTCTGCTGTTTTATGCTTGCGGCGCTTCGCCGCGCGCCTCAAGGCTCCTTAAATGACCTCTAGTTCCAGCTTCTCCCTGATGATCCACGGCGGCGCCGGTGCGCTCGATAATGTGCGCGACCAGGCGACCGCAGTGCGCTACCTCGAAAGCATTCGGGTGATTCTGGAATTTGGCCGCGAGATCCTTGCGCGCGGTGGCACTGCGGTGGAGGCGGTGGAGCGCTGTGCCTCAGAGCTGGAAGACAATCCGCTGTTCAACGCCGGCTGCGGTTCGGTGTTAAACGAGGATGGCCAGGTCGAGATGGACGCCGGCATTATGGACGGACGCGACCTGGCCGCCGGTGCCGTGGCTGGAGTGAGTCGCATCGCCAACCCGGTGCAACTTGCGCGCCTGATCATGGACGGCAGCGAGCATGTGTTGCTCTCTGGCGCCGGGGCGCTGCGCTATGCCGAGTATTGCGGCGTGCCCTTGGCGAACGACGACTATTTCCGCACCCCGGAGCGGGTCGCCCAGCTTGCCCAGGCACGGGAGCACCGCTCCATCATGCTCGACCATGATGACTCGGGCGAGTCGCAGAAATACGGCACCATTGGTGCGGTGGCGCGCGATCAGGAGGGCAATCTGGCCGCAGCTACGTCAACCGGCGGCATCGTCAACAAACGGCTCGGACGCATTGGCGATTCCTGCATCATCGGCGCCGGGGTCTATGCCGACAATGCCAATGGTGCCGTTTCAACCACCGGTTATGGCGAAGACTTTATCCGCACTGCGCTGGCAAAAATGGTGGCGGATTTGATCGAATACCGTGGCCTGGACGCCAAGGGCGCGGTGGAGTTCGCGCTGGAACATTTCCGCCGCAAGGTCGGTGGTCGCGGCGGACTGATCTGCATCGACCACCAGGGCCGCTGCGCCAGTGCCATGACCACTAAAAAGATGATCCATGGCTGGATTGAACAGGGCGGCGAGAGCCACTGTCGTTTTTAAGTGGATCAGACGCGACACTTGGACCGTTGCTGGGGCTGTCTGTCGCCATGGTCGCCCTAGAGCTTGCGTCCAACAAACCGATAATAAGGCACTGCCAGTCCGGGCAGATAGGGCACGGGCGCGCGCGCCTCGGTCAGTTGGTGTTCGGGAAAATGCTCGCGCAGTGCGGCGAGCTGGACAGGGTTGAGATGCACGCCATCGTGCGCGAACCACCTGGGCCAGAAGGCGCGGGCCAGGGCGTTGTGACGGATCTGATCGGCCGGCGGGTGGGCCGCTGAGACATAAAAATCCACGACGCCAAAGATACCGCCAGGTTTCAGCATGGCGATTGCATTGGCCAGCGCCGCGCGCCAGTCCGGGATCATGGTCAGGGAATAGGCGCAGTAGATGGCATCGGCCGGTTGCTCGGGCTGCCAGGAGGTCGCATCGGCCTCAATGATGTGCACATGCTCGCGCTCGGCGAATTTGCGCCGCGCCTGCTCCAGCAGCGCCGGGCAGAGGTCGACCAGGGTCACCTGACCAAAGTCATCGATGCGCGGGCCAAAGAACTCCAGATTGCGCCCGGTGCCGCCGCCGAGTTCGATCAGATGGGCGCCGGGCAGGGCATTCCCCAGCGCAGCTTGAATTTCCCCGATCAGCGCTTCGCGCCCATGCAGCAGGCGGTCGCGAAAGGCGTCGTAGTCGCCAGCCTGAGGCCCGTAGAAGGCTTCGAGCCGCGCGCGCTGATCGCCGTCCTTCGGCTGGCCGCGCAACAAATGCAACAGCACGCGCAGGTCCGCGCCCAGTCCTCGGCGTTTCGCCTGGGTGTCGGCGGCTGGCAACCTCGGGCTCGGAATATCAGGTGCGGACATCGGCAATGTGGAACCCGGCGTAGGTATGTACCCGATCATGGGCCTGGAGTTCGGCTGCAAGTTCGGGGTGGAATTGCAGGCGCTCGGGCAGCCGCTCACGTTCCGGGCCTATCTCCAGGGATTCCAGATATTTGGGTGCGGCATGGGCGCTGCGAAAAATGATACGCGCGTCCTGGCGGGCGCGGGCCAAAATCCACTCCCATTCGTCGGCTAGGGCCTCTGGCTCATAGGAACTCATCCAGTCCATGTGATCGAGCAGCACGAATTTGGAAATGGCGGTCTGCTGCTGCTTGAGAAAATCCACCACTGTCGAGCTGTGCAGCGCGATGCAATCGGCCGCACCGGCCTTGAGTCGGGCGAAGTTGTCCGCTTTCAGATACTCGGGGCAGCAGTGCTCGGTGTAGCGACCGTAGATGTAGAGCGTCCAGAAGTAGTTGTTCCAGACTGGCAGTTGGCGGAAGACATAGCCGATGGCCTCGCGCACAAAGCCGGCTACGCCACTGCTGTGCTGCTGCTGCACCTCCTTGCGCTGCGGATGGGGGACGCCTAGCATGCTCATGGTGAACTGGCGCGACAGGGTCCAGTTCAGGCTCTTGGTCCAGATCAGTGGGTCGACGCGGGTGTCGTAGATGTGGCGCTGTTCCTCCAGCGAGCGGGTGGCGAAGAGGTCCTTGATGCTGGTAGCCAGGCGCGGGCGGATTTTCAGGTACGCGCGGAAGGCGCGCGCCACCGTGCCGGAGAGGCCATGAAAATAGAAACTCCCGCGTGGGTGGCCGAACCAGCGGATGCGTTTGTCCCAGAAGGCGCGGGCAAAGTCGCTCAGCTCGGCGCGCAGCTCCTGCTGGTACAGGGACTGCATCCGCGGGTGATAACCATGGCCGAAGGCGGCAAAAAAGTCCTCGAACTCCAGCGCCCGGATGCCGGCAAGCTTTAGCTCCAGCAGGGCATTTTGGCGCGGGTTGGCATCGACCGCATGAATGCGCTCCGGGCCAACCAGGGCATAGTCCAGCACATTGCAGCCGGCGCTGGTGATGACCAGCATGTGATCGCTGGGGTTGATGGCCAGTGCCTGACGGTCGATGGCCGGGTCTTCCCAGCAGGTGTTGTACACCAGCGCGCGGGAGTAAATGGCGTCGAAAACCCTCTGGTCGAGGTGATCGCCAAGGGTCGCGGGGGTTTTTGGAGGCATTTGGATACTCTGGGCCGCAAGGCGGCAGCAATTGAGCGCTGAGGGCGAGAGCAAACCGACGTAGCCTACAGTTTTTTTATGACGGTTTTGTGGCGCTTGGGGGTTTTCTTTATCGGGTATCATTAGTCGTTAAAAAGATTGAAAATTCGGCAGCTTGTATGTGTGTTGGGGCTTTGTCGCCTTGCGGCTTTCGTATTGTCCCCCATGATATGGATTCAACCCGTCACAAAACCCGACATAAGCCTGCGGAGCTGTCATTAATCCGGTGTTTGGAACTCCTAAACTATTTTCCTGGGGCGGCATGACCTTGCCCGAAAGCATGGTCGGGCAGGGGGGCTGATGTCCTTGCTGAACTCCAAGGCGTGCAACAGCCTCCGCTCAGGTCGGGGACCGGGTGCCTGGCTCGGCCTGCTCTGGTTGCTTATGCTTGCTGGGCTGGCGCCGGTAATGGCTTCCACGACTGCGCCAGTGGATGCACCGCTGCCAATCCAGCTCGAGGCCGAGGTTGTCACCGAGCATCTCACCGCCCGTCTGCTGCCGGAGCGATCCTGGGTTGCTCCCGGCGATCAGATCGATCTGCTGCTGGTGTTCGACCTGCAACCGGGCTGGCACACTTACTGGCGCAATCCGGGGGATTCCGGCGAACCACCCCGCCTGAGCTGGACCCTGCCTAAGGGCGTGAGGGCAGGTCCTATCCAATGGCCTCATCCCAGCCGTATTCCGGTCGGACCGCTGGCAAACTATGGTTATTCCGGTCAAGCCTTGCATCTAATCGAACTGGCCGTTGCGCCCGACTGGCCGGCTGGTCGTGACATTCCAATCCAGCTTGAAGCCCACTGGCTGGTATGCAAAGAGCAGTGCATCCCAGAGTCCGGTCGCTTTGCGCTGACCCTGGCAAGCTTGCCGGCCGGCGCTGAAGCGCCCGGCCCAGCTGCTGATTCAGCGACCACCGCGCTGTTTGAGCAAGCGCGAGCCGGCTTGCCTGACGTCTTTGTTTCCGATGCGCTGATCGAGCGCACCGGGGCACCGCTGCGTCTGCGCCTGCATCGGGAAGGTCTGCCGGAGGGGATTGAAAGCCTTGCGTTTTTCGCTGACGAATGGGGACTGATCGAGCATGCGGCCGAGCAGCCATGGCAGTTGCAAGGCGATTGGCTGGAGCTGGAACTTACCCCGGGTGCCACGCCCGCAAGCGTCGCACCCTCGGGCGTGCTGGTGGCGACCACGGCTGCTGGCGTGTCTTCCTGGGAGCTTTCTGCCAGTGAGCAAGACCTGCCGCTTTTGTCCGATGCGCATGCGCCGGCGCTGGGTTTGCCGCTGGCGCTGCTGTTCGCGCTGCTCGGTGGTCTGGTGCTGAACCTCATGCCCTGCGTCTTTCCGGTGCTGGCGATTAAGCTGCTTGGCTTGGCCGAGCAGCGCGAGCTCAGCCTGGCCGCGCGCGCCTGGCATGCCCTGCTTTACAGCGCTGGCGTGCTGCTGTTCTTCGCGCTGCTTGGTGTCGCTCTGCTGGCACTGCGCGCTGGTGGCGCAGCGGTCGGCTGGGGCTTTCAGCTGCAATCGCCGATCTTTGTGGCGCTGATGGCGGTGCTCTTTCTGGTGCTAGGGCTTGGTCTGTTCGGCGCCTTCACGCTCGGCACCAATCTGATGGGGCTGGGCAGCGGCGGGCGTCTGCTGGCGGAGTGTGCCCCGGGTCAGGTGCGTCTGGATCGCGCCGCGCTGGCGGCTTTTGGCACCGGCGCGCTGGCGGCTCTGGTCGCCGCCCCCTGTACCGCTCCCTTCATGGGCGCCGCGCTCGGCTATGCTCTGACCCAGCCCTGGTTTGGCGCCCTGGCGGTGATCCTGATGCTCGGCCTCGGCATGGCGCTGCCCTTTGCGGTGCTCAGCTTGTTTCCGGCCTGGGCACGACGTCTGCCGCGACCGGGCGTGTGGATGGAGCGGCTGAAGCAACTGCTCGCCTTTCCGCTGTTTGCCACCACCGCCTGGCTGCTGTGGGTGCTGGCTCAACAGACTGGCCCGGCTGGCCTCGCGCTGGTACTGACCGCGATGCTGGCGCTGGTGTTCGGGCTCTGGCTGCTGGAGACGGCGCGCCAGGACGGACATCGCTGGTCGCGCGGATGGCAATTCAGTCTGCGCCTGCTGGCCTTTGCCAGTCTGTTGGCGGCTCTTGGGCTGACCACTCAGCTCGGCCCGCTGGCAAGCCCCAAGGCGAGCGTCGAGCAAGCAGATGGGACTGTAGAGAACACCCATCGACTATCCGCCGTGCCTTATTCAGCCGCCGCGCTTGAAGCTGCGCTGAATCAGGGCCGGCCAGTCTTCATCAACATGACCGCCGCCTGGTGCATTACCTGTCTGGTCAACGAACGGGTCGCGCTTGGCACCGAGCAGGTCGCACGCGCCTTC includes the following:
- a CDS encoding class I SAM-dependent methyltransferase, with translation MSAPDIPSPRLPAADTQAKRRGLGADLRVLLHLLRGQPKDGDQRARLEAFYGPQAGDYDAFRDRLLHGREALIGEIQAALGNALPGAHLIELGGGTGRNLEFFGPRIDDFGQVTLVDLCPALLEQARRKFAEREHVHIIEADATSWQPEQPADAIYCAYSLTMIPDWRAALANAIAMLKPGGIFGVVDFYVSAAHPPADQIRHNALARAFWPRWFAHDGVHLNPVQLAALREHFPEHQLTEARAPVPYLPGLAVPYYRFVGRKL
- a CDS encoding ATP-grasp domain-containing protein, producing the protein MGRRILNHDIMNCTADGVLGNHLYSGRAVGISNTDDILMLHPQLQHDWDALCAHYQRIGLDHSRQVVWDVDRGRLSDFADHQPSLFFFGPEEHQVRPDPAWHDAVVSMNCKNAFMTHAERLGVPVPLTRCFADVGAIGEHAIAETQFPCYLKASVSVSGVGIFRCTDADALRRACSELAPGTAVQIQQEVRAETFLNLQYQSDNGRAERLAATEQVLDGYVHQGNRHPAAHAPWELVDPLADWLGEVGMRGVFAFDLAVIEEPDGNEYLAIECNPRFNGASYPTLIAQKLGISDWLALAFGTRHRRLADLDLSGLEYNPATGTGVVLVNWGPIQVGKFLALLAGKRDRQQALAVELQGRL
- a CDS encoding protein-disulfide reductase DsbD family protein: MASTTAPVDAPLPIQLEAEVVTEHLTARLLPERSWVAPGDQIDLLLVFDLQPGWHTYWRNPGDSGEPPRLSWTLPKGVRAGPIQWPHPSRIPVGPLANYGYSGQALHLIELAVAPDWPAGRDIPIQLEAHWLVCKEQCIPESGRFALTLASLPAGAEAPGPAADSATTALFEQARAGLPDVFVSDALIERTGAPLRLRLHREGLPEGIESLAFFADEWGLIEHAAEQPWQLQGDWLELELTPGATPASVAPSGVLVATTAAGVSSWELSASEQDLPLLSDAHAPALGLPLALLFALLGGLVLNLMPCVFPVLAIKLLGLAEQRELSLAARAWHALLYSAGVLLFFALLGVALLALRAGGAAVGWGFQLQSPIFVALMAVLFLVLGLGLFGAFTLGTNLMGLGSGGRLLAECAPGQVRLDRAALAAFGTGALAALVAAPCTAPFMGAALGYALTQPWFGALAVILMLGLGMALPFAVLSLFPAWARRLPRPGVWMERLKQLLAFPLFATTAWLLWVLAQQTGPAGLALVLTAMLALVFGLWLLETARQDGHRWSRGWQFSLRLLAFASLLAALGLTTQLGPLASPKASVEQADGTVENTHRLSAVPYSAAALEAALNQGRPVFINMTAAWCITCLVNERVALGTEQVARAFAEQDVLYLKGDWTNHDSTISAYLNAFGRDGVPLYVYYAPGAKAVVLPQLLTPGLVVAAINQRSATGAQ
- a CDS encoding isoaspartyl peptidase/L-asparaginase family protein: MTSSSSFSLMIHGGAGALDNVRDQATAVRYLESIRVILEFGREILARGGTAVEAVERCASELEDNPLFNAGCGSVLNEDGQVEMDAGIMDGRDLAAGAVAGVSRIANPVQLARLIMDGSEHVLLSGAGALRYAEYCGVPLANDDYFRTPERVAQLAQAREHRSIMLDHDDSGESQKYGTIGAVARDQEGNLAAATSTGGIVNKRLGRIGDSCIIGAGVYADNANGAVSTTGYGEDFIRTALAKMVADLIEYRGLDAKGAVEFALEHFRRKVGGRGGLICIDHQGRCASAMTTKKMIHGWIEQGGESHCRF
- a CDS encoding DUF3419 family protein, giving the protein MPPKTPATLGDHLDQRVFDAIYSRALVYNTCWEDPAIDRQALAINPSDHMLVITSAGCNVLDYALVGPERIHAVDANPRQNALLELKLAGIRALEFEDFFAAFGHGYHPRMQSLYQQELRAELSDFARAFWDKRIRWFGHPRGSFYFHGLSGTVARAFRAYLKIRPRLATSIKDLFATRSLEEQRHIYDTRVDPLIWTKSLNWTLSRQFTMSMLGVPHPQRKEVQQQHSSGVAGFVREAIGYVFRQLPVWNNYFWTLYIYGRYTEHCCPEYLKADNFARLKAGAADCIALHSSTVVDFLKQQQTAISKFVLLDHMDWMSSYEPEALADEWEWILARARQDARIIFRSAHAAPKYLESLEIGPERERLPERLQFHPELAAELQAHDRVHTYAGFHIADVRT